In Eulemur rufifrons isolate Redbay chromosome 2, OSU_ERuf_1, whole genome shotgun sequence, the sequence gggtgaggtggctcacgcctgtaatcctagcactctgggaggcccaggcgggcagatcgtttgagctcaggagttcaagaccagcctgagcaagagcgagaccccttctctactaaaagtagaaagaaaattagctggacaactaaaaatatatatggaaaaaattagttgagcatggtggcacatgcctgtagtcccagctactctggaggctgaggcagcaggattgcttgagcccaggagtttgaggttgttgtgagctaggctgacgccatggcactctacccagggctacagagtgagactgtctcaaaagaaaagaaaaaactagccgggtgtggtggtgctcgcctatagtcccagctactcgggagactgagacaggaggatcacttgagcccaggagtttgaggttgctgtgagctaggctgacattatggcactctagcctgggcaagggAGTGAGAttatgtctccaaaaaaaaaaaaaaaagaaagagaatagagaCCCAAACAGATAAGATCACATGTCCctgattcaataaaaatatagataactAAATTGTAGTTTAAGTGAGGATATGTTGTGTTGACATGGCTCCTCTTTTTAATTTTGCAGGGATGAACACACTTGTTGGCTATGATCTGGTTCCAGAACCCAAAATCATTGATGCTGCTTTGCGGGCATGCAGACGATTAAATGATTTTGCTAGTGCAGTTCGCATCCTAGAGGTTGTTAAGGTCAGTGAAATAACAATACTAAAATTGTTCTAGAAGTGGGTGGGCTATTGATCGGGTATtaacatattctatatttttgaatTGGTTAAAATGCCTAAAATTAATTCTTATATAACTAGAGGAAATGTACATTGCAATTAAGTCGTTCTAGAGGTCACTTTGACAGCATTTATCCAAAGCCTCTAAAATTGTGTATGATATATACCCTTTTGTTCAGCAATTTCATTTGagaatttatcttaaggaaataattaagggtATACAAAGATTTCATCTTTTTGCTATTTGTGATGTGAAATTAAATATTGTTagtggttttttaaaatgagacttcCCAGAACAGATTATTAGTACACAACTACTGATATTAAAGAAATGTGTTTGACATTAAGCATATTTGTGGCATATTAACTAGAGAACGTTATGAAACAGTGTTTGTGGTGtgactccattttattttttaaaaaaatacatatatatgaaaatgtaggAGGATATATCCTAATTCCTCTCCCTCTTGTTTGGTTATAGTTTCTAGGTTTTTTGTAATGAAcaaatatattgcattttaaacatgaattttaatttaaaaaatacaattaaggAGACCTAGAACTTGTTGAAGCAGAAGAATAGCAGCTTGGCACTTTCTTAgttcatttgactttttaatattagcTCTTGAGGAACCTTGTGACAATACAGGTATAATTGTGTGTTGTGAAAATTCTGCTCTGGGCGCAGCTCTCCATGAAAAGACATTGTGGTCTGTAAGAAAGaaattccaggccgggcgcggtggctcacgcctgtaatcctagcactctgggaggccgaggcgggtggatcgctcgaggtcaggagttcgagaccggcctgagcaagagtgagaccccgtctctactaaaaatagaaagaaattatatggacaactaaaatatatatatacaaaaaaattagccgggcatggtggctcatgcctgtagtcccagctactcgggaggctgaggcagtaggattgcttaagcccaggagtttgaggttgctgtgagctaggctgacgccacggcactcactctagcccgggcaacagagtgagactctgtctcaaaaaaaaaaaaaaaaaaaaaaaaaaaaaaaaaaaaagaaagaaattccagaTCTGTAAGGAGGAAAATGTGACATTACTTTATCTATAATGGGTAAGATAATTAAGGGTTCTGTAGGCTATCAATCCATTCAGCACTGGTAGTTAATTCAGTTAGGGTCTCAAATTGgaggcaaatgaaaatatttttccccgTGTTAACTTAATTATTCCTGTTGCCTGCTAGGCATGCTTAATTGCCTTCACAGAATTCTGTCATCACCACCTTCTTTTCCAGTAATTCAAGACTGTGAAATACTTTTTCTGGATTTAGTCTTAAAAACCTACCTGAACAATGTCTATATAAGATGCCCTCTTTATTGAACAAATGTATTAACTTAAAAGTAGATGACCTGTATTTTATGCTGTTAGCCTCTGCATATGTAATTAAAAGCTTTTTCAAGTTCATTTTATTAAGAGACAGCTTTTCAGAGAGTTAAATGTGAATATTCTCTTTGCCATCAGGACAAAGCAGGACCTCATAAGGAAATCTACCCCTATGTCATCCAGGAACTTAGACCAACTTTAAATGAATTGGGAATCTCCACTCCAGAGGAACTGGGCCTTGACAAAGTGTAAACCCCATGGGTAAGCAACAAACCACTGAACAAGGCAGGAGAACAATCCAGGGACAGATGAGTAGATGACATTTTGGTGCTTTCAGGCAGAGTAAGACCTTTTAATGTTCTTGTTAGAGGTAGTGGCCATGAGcataaagaaatttagaaagtaCCAATGActgccgggcacggtggctcatgcctgtaatcctagcactctgggaggccgaggcgagaggattgctcaaggtcaggagttcgagacccgcctgagcaagagcgagaccccgtctctactaaaaatagaaagaaattatacggacaattaaaaatatatatggaaaaaattagctggtcatggtggcgcatgtctgtagtcctagctcctcagaaggc encodes:
- the COX5A gene encoding cytochrome c oxidase subunit 5A, mitochondrial, giving the protein MLGTALRRCAVAAAAASRAGPRGLLHPAPAPGPAAAIQSIRCYSHGSHETDEEFDARWVTYFNKPDIDAWELRKGMNTLVGYDLVPEPKIIDAALRACRRLNDFASAVRILEVVKDKAGPHKEIYPYVIQELRPTLNELGISTPEELGLDKV